One Embleya scabrispora DNA segment encodes these proteins:
- a CDS encoding alpha/beta hydrolase gives MSTFTLAGRIDEHVVDSVLLRGNPLGDPTRRPLWVYTPPDYDDAPQRRYPVTYLLLGYAGTLPVWGNRTAFRKPVPELIDEIFALGEAPGMVLVFVDAWTTYGGSQFIDSPGTGRYHSYLCEEIVPYVDARYRTLPERDHRAIAGKSSGGLGAAITSMLRPDLFGAFATHSGDSLSEAQYHPHFLTAARQLRPYGGDILRWWDDFRSRVAFTREEDLNLLEILGVSACFSPGPDGSPTLPFDPRTGALRESEWQRWLAWDPVRMAPAHAGALRAQRGIRIDAGTRDEWFLDLGALAFRDALTDIQVPDEIVHFELFEGGHHAVEHRMPPALAWLAHRITDRPSAATSS, from the coding sequence ATGTCCACCTTCACCCTCGCCGGCCGCATCGACGAACACGTCGTCGACAGTGTGCTGCTGCGCGGCAACCCCCTCGGCGACCCGACCCGACGCCCGCTGTGGGTCTACACCCCACCCGACTACGACGACGCGCCCCAACGCCGCTACCCCGTCACATATCTCCTCCTCGGCTACGCGGGGACACTCCCGGTCTGGGGCAACCGCACGGCGTTTCGCAAGCCGGTCCCCGAGCTGATCGACGAGATCTTCGCGCTCGGCGAGGCACCCGGGATGGTGCTGGTCTTCGTGGACGCCTGGACCACGTACGGCGGCAGCCAGTTCATCGACTCGCCCGGCACCGGTCGCTACCACTCCTACCTGTGCGAGGAGATCGTGCCGTACGTCGACGCCCGCTACCGCACGCTGCCCGAGCGCGACCACCGGGCCATCGCGGGCAAGTCCAGCGGCGGACTCGGCGCCGCGATCACCTCGATGCTCCGCCCGGACCTGTTCGGCGCCTTCGCCACCCACTCCGGCGACTCGCTGTCCGAGGCCCAATACCACCCACACTTCCTCACCGCGGCCCGCCAGCTCAGGCCCTACGGGGGCGACATCCTCCGCTGGTGGGACGACTTCCGCTCACGCGTCGCCTTCACCAGGGAAGAAGACCTGAACCTCCTGGAGATCCTCGGCGTCTCCGCCTGCTTCTCCCCCGGCCCCGACGGCTCCCCCACCCTGCCGTTCGACCCCCGCACCGGGGCTCTGCGCGAGAGTGAGTGGCAACGCTGGCTGGCCTGGGACCCGGTACGCATGGCCCCCGCGCACGCCGGCGCCCTCCGCGCACAGCGCGGCATCCGGATCGACGCCGGCACCCGCGACGAATGGTTCCTCGACCTCGGCGCACTGGCCTTCCGCGACGCCCTCACCGACATCCAAGTCCCGGACGAGATCGTGCACTTCGAGCTGTTCGAAGGCGGCCACCACGCCGTCGAACACCGCATGCCGCCCGCCCTGGCCTGGCTGGCACACCGCATCACCGACCGCCCGTCCGCGGCCACCTCGTCGTAG